Genomic window (Marinilabiliales bacterium):
CGAGATCCTGAAGAAAGCAGAGGCCGGTAAAGTTTCAATGACAGGAAAGGCTGAAGGGACCGGGATGGCTTCAATGACCGGTAAGGCTGAAGGGACCGGGATGGCTTCAATGACCGGTAAGGCTGAAAGGACCGGCAAGGCTGATATAACCGATCAGGTAGATCACGCTGCTTATGACGGAATTTCCCATGAAGACACTAAAGCCCGTGCAGAAATTACTGTCGAAGGCGCGGCAACAGCTCAGGGTGACGGATTGCACCGATCGGTTGGTTGCTGCGGCCTGCTTTCCCGCTCCTGTATTGACGGAACGCTTTTAAGGGAAAGGGTGGCAGAGGTGATGCGGAGAGTGGCTCCCCTAGAAATTGAACATCAGGAGAAACGCGATGGTTAAGCCGGTAAGGTAACCAACATAGATCTGCGCGGGTGTGTGTGCCCCGAGTTTAAGTCTTGACCACCCGGTCAGGCCCCCACACAGGAATAAAAGTGACAGGTATAGCTGCAGGTTTACACCATGCCTGAAAGCTACGGCAAGTATTGTTCCTGCAAGCGCTCCCTGTGCTGTCATGTGAAGACTTATCTTCCACCTGAACGTTACCAGTGAGCATACCAGCAGTGTTACTGTCCCCGTAATGGCATAGGTGCTTATGAGTGACGGTACGTTAAGCCTGGAGAGCATGTGCCAGGTAAAACCGTAAAAAATAACGGTTATGAACATGGGCATCACCCTTTCGCGGTGGCTCTCCATTGCCAGGCCGGCTTTGTTGCGC
Coding sequences:
- a CDS encoding phosphatase PAP2 family protein — translated: MPAIGLLLLLNSGTYLEFLSFPQKRAIFLILLIGTTLLPLTLIPVIILQRNKAGLAMESHRERVMPMFITVIFYGFTWHMLSRLNVPSLISTYAITGTVTLLVCSLVTFRWKISLHMTAQGALAGTILAVAFRHGVNLQLYLSLLFLCGGLTGWSRLKLGAHTPAQIYVGYLTGLTIAFLLMFNF